A stretch of Chitinivibrionales bacterium DNA encodes these proteins:
- a CDS encoding lysylphosphatidylglycerol synthase domain-containing protein — MDFFQAIQKIVKPFNRKRYVWPLKLLVTALFVYLVNKNLGYGRIRLFEIKLAAMPLVAVLVAGLANFFFQVLRWQLVCKAYGMRIGAGLAVKTMLFGNLLAFVTPGKFGELLRGMSIPAAKKSDTVVAVAFEKVCAGIATVAAGIIAAAVHSSRHGITLGQTVIFAGGICIAVATAAVVLLASGKNARKILGRFCEEKVWPFAERFIPATDAATLWGVILYSIAAHLSVVCQTVFLFFMFGSPDISADIVCAFEAYAFMIFFPFFIANMGIREYSFKLFLSKAGAAPGAGAIAVLASVSVLAINMVLPALAGLVWWLLESRKAAEDPA; from the coding sequence ATGGACTTTTTTCAGGCAATTCAGAAAATAGTAAAACCTTTCAACCGCAAACGCTACGTGTGGCCGCTGAAACTGCTGGTCACGGCGCTGTTTGTGTATCTTGTCAACAAAAACCTCGGCTACGGCCGGATAAGGCTTTTCGAAATAAAACTTGCCGCGATGCCCCTCGTTGCGGTGCTGGTTGCCGGCCTGGCGAACTTTTTCTTCCAGGTGTTGCGCTGGCAACTGGTGTGCAAGGCGTACGGCATGCGCATCGGCGCAGGCCTTGCCGTAAAAACAATGCTGTTCGGCAACCTGCTCGCGTTTGTGACGCCGGGAAAGTTCGGTGAGCTTCTTCGCGGGATGTCGATTCCCGCGGCGAAAAAGTCCGACACGGTGGTGGCGGTGGCGTTTGAAAAGGTATGCGCCGGCATCGCGACCGTTGCTGCGGGCATTATCGCAGCGGCGGTTCACTCATCACGGCATGGAATTACATTAGGACAGACGGTGATTTTTGCCGGCGGTATCTGTATCGCCGTTGCAACCGCAGCCGTTGTCCTCCTTGCCTCGGGGAAGAATGCAAGAAAAATTCTCGGCCGGTTTTGCGAGGAAAAAGTTTGGCCATTCGCCGAACGTTTCATTCCCGCAACCGACGCCGCGACATTGTGGGGCGTTATACTATATTCGATTGCCGCGCACCTGTCGGTTGTTTGCCAGACGGTGTTTTTATTTTTCATGTTCGGCAGTCCGGACATTTCTGCCGACATCGTTTGCGCTTTTGAAGCCTATGCCTTTATGATTTTCTTCCCGTTCTTCATCGCCAACATGGGGATCCGCGAATACTCCTTCAAACTTTTCCTGTCAAAGGCCGGCGCCGCACCCGGCGCGGGTGCCATCGCGGTGCTTGCATCGGTATCGGTGCTGGCGATCAACATGGTGCTTCCCGCGCTCGCAGGGCTCGTATGGTGGCTGCTCGAGTCAAGAAAAGCCGCCGAAGATCCCGCCTGA
- a CDS encoding RNA methyltransferase: MNPSSPENVVYGIHPVGELLSTGIRRIDRLYFDKDGKSAALFELVKLARKERLAYQMVPAQKLGQLCGSDKHQGTVALCSAKEFMEPDALLEMLSVKTTPPLLFIPASVEDPRNLGALIRTCVAFGVDAMLLERKNTAPIGPTVAKAAAGMLEHLPLVKPKNLEGLVATLAAKGYAVVGAAAGSSEKPQDIDLTGPSIIITGGENRGIPPYLAKQCARTAAIPIAAAASSLNVSAAAAVLLYECARQRDFAFVKNTPT; the protein is encoded by the coding sequence ATGAACCCATCCTCTCCCGAAAACGTTGTTTACGGAATACACCCCGTCGGCGAACTCCTTTCAACCGGAATACGGCGGATAGACCGCCTGTATTTTGACAAAGACGGCAAATCCGCCGCGCTGTTCGAGCTGGTCAAACTTGCGAGAAAGGAACGACTCGCCTACCAGATGGTGCCTGCGCAAAAGCTCGGCCAGCTCTGCGGCAGCGACAAGCACCAGGGAACGGTGGCGTTGTGCAGCGCAAAGGAATTCATGGAGCCCGACGCGCTGCTCGAAATGCTATCGGTAAAAACAACCCCGCCGCTCCTTTTCATCCCGGCGTCGGTGGAGGACCCGCGCAATCTCGGCGCGCTCATCCGCACGTGCGTGGCGTTCGGCGTCGACGCGATGCTGCTCGAAAGAAAAAACACGGCACCCATCGGCCCCACCGTCGCCAAGGCGGCAGCCGGGATGCTCGAGCACCTGCCCCTGGTGAAGCCCAAGAACCTTGAGGGGCTCGTTGCCACGCTCGCGGCAAAGGGATATGCCGTAGTGGGGGCCGCGGCCGGCTCCAGTGAAAAACCGCAGGACATCGATTTAACCGGTCCGTCAATCATCATCACGGGCGGGGAAAACCGCGGCATCCCGCCCTACCTCGCCAAGCAGTGCGCCCGCACGGCAGCCATCCCCATCGCGGCCGCGGCAAGCTCGCTCAACGTGTCGGCAGCTGCGGCAGTGCTGCTGTACGAGTGCGCGCGGCAGAGGGATTTCGCTTTTGTAAAGAATACTCCAACTTAG
- the priA gene encoding primosomal protein N', whose amino-acid sequence MSSPQYKVACVAFPMAVSGVYDYDIPEPLRQDITPGMPVFVELRNRRVWGVAVRLKESSAHSHLKPVLEIKKDAWSDADSSLIKLYEWIAAYYQCDLGRVFRPFVRKNYVTVRPKTVTVYRVASAAPERITQKQKEALSRLAAFQGDLTGNVCQQEVKVAPHLLAALCKAGALVKEKRTVLREAPELAGGLGGYNIVLTQEQQDAVEAVSRGFSEKSGPFMLHGITGSGKTHVYIELARRALAAGRGVIILVPEISLTPQTIARFRQALGDVIAVIHSRMSDGERRDSLNALVTGRKRLAIGVRSAILAPVAGLGLIIVDEEHDQSYKQSDLDPRYNARDVAMMRARLQNAVAVLGSATPSLESYHNAQTGKYRLLTLQNRFGGAVLPAVTVVDMREEHRDNNWTLLSRHLRARIGRALDGGRQIILLLNRRGFSTFLVCKDCGHTYTCPQCSVNLIYHKSDFRLKCHQCGREEPAPSACPVCKGEQIKFKGTGIQRAEEYLFSQFPQARIIRMDQDTTAVKGGHVSIIGRFEKREADILLGTQMVAKGLDFPGVALVGVLQADIGLHFPDFRAAEKTFQLLSQVAGRAGRADRLGEVVVQTYFPDEPAVCAARDHDYLEFYNREIAAREALGYPPFGKLVRIVLSGREPNAVRTLLLSAAAAAQKTLKNPAAVLGPSPAVIAKLKNEFRYNLLLKAASPKALQEAVLAVRQGIRVPKSMRLAIDVDPVNMM is encoded by the coding sequence ATGTCCTCCCCTCAATACAAAGTCGCCTGCGTCGCGTTTCCCATGGCCGTGTCCGGGGTTTACGATTACGACATCCCCGAGCCCCTGCGGCAGGACATCACCCCCGGAATGCCGGTGTTCGTTGAGCTGCGCAACAGAAGGGTGTGGGGTGTGGCCGTGCGGCTCAAGGAATCGTCGGCGCATTCGCATCTCAAGCCGGTCCTCGAGATAAAAAAAGACGCCTGGAGTGACGCGGACTCCTCGCTGATAAAATTGTACGAATGGATCGCGGCGTATTACCAATGCGACTTGGGACGGGTATTCAGGCCGTTTGTTCGGAAGAACTACGTGACCGTGCGGCCCAAGACCGTCACGGTGTATCGCGTTGCATCTGCTGCGCCCGAGAGAATAACACAAAAACAAAAAGAAGCCTTGTCGCGGCTTGCCGCCTTTCAGGGCGATCTGACCGGAAATGTATGTCAACAGGAAGTGAAGGTGGCGCCGCACCTGCTCGCCGCCCTGTGCAAAGCAGGCGCACTTGTCAAGGAAAAGAGGACCGTGCTGCGCGAGGCGCCCGAGCTCGCCGGCGGCCTCGGCGGCTACAACATAGTGCTTACGCAGGAGCAGCAGGACGCGGTGGAGGCCGTAAGCCGGGGGTTTTCGGAAAAGTCCGGGCCTTTCATGCTGCACGGCATCACCGGCAGCGGCAAGACGCACGTGTACATCGAACTTGCAAGGCGCGCCCTGGCCGCGGGCAGGGGAGTCATTATACTCGTGCCTGAAATCTCGCTCACGCCCCAGACCATCGCCCGCTTCCGGCAGGCGCTCGGCGACGTGATCGCCGTGATCCACAGCAGGATGAGCGACGGCGAGCGCCGCGACAGCCTCAACGCGCTGGTCACCGGCCGCAAGCGGCTCGCCATCGGCGTTCGCAGCGCCATCCTGGCGCCGGTCGCCGGCCTCGGCCTCATCATCGTGGACGAGGAGCACGACCAGAGCTATAAGCAGAGCGACCTTGACCCGCGCTACAACGCGCGCGACGTCGCCATGATGCGCGCGCGGCTGCAGAACGCGGTCGCGGTGCTCGGCAGCGCCACGCCGAGCCTGGAGAGCTACCACAACGCGCAGACCGGCAAATACCGGCTGCTCACCCTGCAAAACCGCTTCGGCGGCGCGGTGCTCCCCGCCGTGACCGTTGTTGACATGCGCGAAGAGCACCGCGACAACAACTGGACGCTGCTGTCGCGGCACCTGCGCGCCCGCATCGGCAGGGCGCTCGACGGCGGCCGCCAGATCATCCTGCTGCTCAACCGGCGCGGGTTTTCCACGTTTCTTGTTTGCAAAGACTGCGGCCACACCTACACGTGCCCGCAGTGCTCGGTCAACCTGATCTACCACAAAAGCGACTTTAGGCTCAAATGCCACCAGTGCGGCAGGGAGGAACCGGCGCCGTCGGCGTGTCCGGTTTGCAAAGGGGAGCAGATCAAGTTCAAGGGCACCGGCATCCAGAGGGCCGAGGAGTACCTCTTCTCGCAGTTCCCGCAGGCGCGCATCATCCGCATGGACCAGGACACCACGGCCGTAAAAGGCGGCCACGTTTCGATCATCGGCAGGTTTGAAAAGCGCGAGGCGGACATCCTGCTCGGCACGCAGATGGTGGCAAAGGGGCTCGATTTCCCGGGCGTGGCGCTCGTGGGCGTTTTGCAGGCCGACATCGGCCTGCATTTCCCGGACTTCCGGGCCGCGGAAAAGACCTTCCAGCTGCTTTCGCAGGTGGCGGGCCGCGCGGGCAGGGCCGACCGCCTCGGCGAGGTGGTGGTGCAGACCTATTTCCCGGACGAGCCCGCCGTCTGCGCCGCGCGGGACCACGATTACCTCGAATTTTACAACAGGGAAATTGCGGCGCGCGAGGCGCTGGGCTATCCGCCGTTCGGAAAGCTCGTGCGCATCGTGCTGTCGGGAAGGGAGCCGAATGCGGTCAGGACGCTGTTGCTCTCTGCGGCCGCCGCCGCACAAAAGACCTTAAAAAATCCCGCGGCGGTGCTTGGACCGTCGCCGGCGGTGATTGCAAAACTCAAAAACGAATTCCGGTATAATTTATTATTGAAGGCGGCGTCGCCGAAGGCGCTGCAGGAAGCGGTGCTGGCGGTACGGCAGGGGATAAGGGTTCCAAAATCGATGAGGCTAGCGATTGATGTGGATCCGGTGAACATGATGTAA
- a CDS encoding 5-formyltetrahydrofolate cyclo-ligase, translating to MNVGLDFSEILIIMALILIFFGSKEIPAMLKQAGRLIGQIRMYTDKVRREINDLTKLDEPMPSFDQEIAKKKEALRQVYIGRRKDLGEEQRAAKSAAIWEHLKKDPAFVKAKSVLAYVEIGAEAALRPAILEMLAAGKRVVIPYSHEDSSMGMGEITNLDKDIVLSQGLGVYEPARERRDNFFKTDIKFVLCPAVAFDRNGSRLGRGKGSYDRFCKELKGTVPIYGLAFDCQIMGPDERVPFAYHDVVMDQVVTESGPLLAKPEEHSPQVMPFMQPAG from the coding sequence ATGAACGTTGGACTTGATTTTTCGGAAATCCTGATCATCATGGCCCTCATCCTGATCTTTTTCGGGTCAAAGGAGATCCCGGCCATGCTCAAGCAGGCGGGACGGCTCATCGGCCAGATCCGCATGTACACCGACAAGGTGCGGCGTGAGATAAACGACCTCACCAAACTCGACGAACCCATGCCCAGTTTCGACCAGGAGATTGCCAAGAAAAAGGAGGCGCTCCGGCAGGTTTACATCGGCAGGCGCAAGGACCTCGGTGAGGAGCAGCGGGCAGCGAAATCGGCGGCAATCTGGGAGCACCTGAAAAAAGATCCCGCCTTTGTCAAGGCAAAGTCGGTGCTTGCGTATGTGGAAATCGGCGCGGAAGCCGCCCTGCGGCCTGCCATCCTCGAGATGCTTGCCGCCGGCAAGCGCGTGGTGATACCGTATTCGCACGAGGATTCGTCCATGGGCATGGGGGAGATCACGAACCTGGACAAAGACATTGTGTTAAGCCAGGGCCTGGGCGTGTATGAGCCCGCGCGGGAGCGGCGCGATAATTTCTTCAAGACCGACATCAAGTTCGTGCTGTGCCCGGCGGTGGCATTCGACCGGAACGGCTCCCGGCTCGGCAGGGGCAAGGGCAGCTACGACCGGTTCTGCAAGGAGCTCAAAGGCACGGTGCCGATCTACGGCCTGGCGTTCGACTGCCAGATCATGGGGCCCGACGAGCGGGTGCCGTTCGCCTACCACGACGTGGTGATGGACCAGGTCGTCACCGAGAGCGGGCCGCTGCTTGCGAAACCGGAAGAGCATTCGCCGCAGGTGATGCCGTTCATGCAGCCCGCGGGATAG
- a CDS encoding NifU family protein — protein sequence MLKEKVQKVIDTIRPNLQADGGDIELVDVGEDGVVKVKLQGACHGCPGAAMTLKMGVERLLRANVPEVKSVENVS from the coding sequence ATGCTCAAGGAAAAAGTGCAGAAAGTGATAGACACCATACGCCCCAACCTCCAGGCCGACGGCGGCGACATCGAGCTCGTTGACGTTGGAGAGGACGGCGTGGTCAAGGTGAAGCTCCAGGGCGCGTGTCACGGATGCCCCGGCGCCGCCATGACCCTCAAGATGGGCGTTGAGCGGCTGCTCAGGGCGAATGTTCCTGAAGTAAAATCGGTTGAAAACGTCAGCTGA
- a CDS encoding twin-arginine translocase TatA/TatE family subunit — translation MGGLSPIHWIIILLVIVLLFGSKKIPELAKGLGQGIKEFKKASSEATKEISEAEKPNASKPDSETKKEG, via the coding sequence ATGGGAGGATTAAGCCCAATCCATTGGATCATCATACTGCTCGTCATCGTCCTGCTTTTTGGGTCAAAAAAGATACCCGAACTGGCAAAGGGCCTCGGACAGGGCATCAAGGAGTTCAAAAAGGCGTCAAGCGAAGCAACAAAGGAAATAAGCGAGGCGGAAAAGCCGAATGCTAGCAAACCTGATTCGGAAACTAAGAAAGAAGGATAA
- a CDS encoding nuclear transport factor 2 family protein, with protein MTIQEIVRSFYHGLAAKNDEWKRNLDSAIVFSDASGKLHAEGKDAFIQSFASFLKGVENVQVKLLITAGDYACAVL; from the coding sequence ATGACGATACAAGAAATCGTCCGGAGTTTTTACCATGGTCTGGCGGCAAAAAATGATGAATGGAAAAGGAACCTGGATTCGGCCATTGTTTTTTCCGATGCAAGCGGGAAACTCCACGCCGAAGGAAAAGACGCTTTTATTCAGTCGTTTGCGAGCTTTCTCAAAGGTGTGGAAAACGTGCAAGTAAAGTTGCTGATTACCGCAGGCGACTATGCATGTGCGGTGCTATGA
- a CDS encoding polysaccharide deacetylase family protein, with the protein MNNFVFWLASLAGLAVAFVALPGLRLIIGLLMIPYVAVALWGIFDLRSNYFVRAFIRSNGEIKRISLTFDDGPDQVITGAILDLLKQFGLRATFFVVGEKARAFPDLVKRAYKEGHVIACHDLSHGASSNLRFSAAMVRDIGESQKIVRDIIGRKMLLYRPPVGLANPHLGTALDVCGMKCIGWNKSCRDAGNRRINNIKKISKLDITGGDVILLHDCLPVAEYKNVLLQQVELLFERIKQENFEPVGVDELFELDAYSRD; encoded by the coding sequence ATGAACAATTTCGTTTTCTGGCTCGCGTCGCTTGCCGGCCTGGCCGTCGCGTTTGTCGCGCTGCCCGGCCTGCGGCTCATCATCGGGTTGCTCATGATACCCTATGTCGCCGTGGCCCTGTGGGGCATTTTCGACCTCAGAAGCAATTACTTCGTGCGCGCCTTTATCCGCAGCAACGGCGAAATCAAGCGCATCAGCCTCACCTTTGACGACGGCCCTGACCAGGTAATCACCGGCGCCATTCTTGACCTGCTCAAGCAGTTCGGATTGCGCGCCACGTTTTTCGTGGTCGGCGAAAAAGCAAGGGCGTTCCCGGACCTTGTCAAGCGCGCATATAAGGAAGGCCACGTGATCGCCTGTCACGATCTCAGCCACGGCGCGTCATCGAATCTCCGGTTCTCGGCCGCCATGGTGCGGGACATCGGCGAATCGCAGAAAATCGTCAGGGACATCATCGGCAGGAAAATGCTCCTGTACCGCCCGCCGGTGGGGCTCGCCAACCCGCACCTCGGCACCGCGCTTGACGTGTGCGGCATGAAATGCATCGGCTGGAACAAGAGCTGCCGCGACGCGGGGAACCGGCGGATCAACAATATAAAAAAGATTTCCAAGCTGGATATCACCGGCGGGGACGTGATTCTCCTGCATGACTGTCTGCCGGTTGCGGAATATAAGAATGTTCTTTTACAACAAGTCGAATTGCTGTTTGAAAGAATTAAACAGGAAAATTTTGAACCTGTGGGTGTGGATGAATTGTTTGAACTTGATGCGTATTCAAGAGATTGA
- the lnt gene encoding apolipoprotein N-acyltransferase: MQPLLNKLVGYYNQKNRLWLPLAAGAAYALGLPPFNSLLHPAFTLFPLLSFVICLPLFLISLNPSFKRAVWHSYLFGLIASGCQFYWIAFVVPEGLWHLVLIGVALACLYEGLYFLLLGVLFRWSRKKFPTLYVLVFPALWVLVEYVRGLGEISFPWNLIGYSLTPLLPLSQLASVTGVFGLSFVVVLGNVLVWKFVSILRRKGAIDRGLPVFAAALIAVGAWGFVRMKTASPAHAKTMTIAALQSDIDQNHWGANSLDSSFDIVETLVRRAAKDRPDLIIMPESALLCYLIRRPMLADRVASWAKELHVPMIVGALHWDNAPKGSAREYFVYNSAFYLDPNTLTFTPYYKMRLVPFSEALPFQGIFPILSRVNLGQADFKTGNDPVVFSIGPVMRAAPFICYEIIYPDLVRQRVKRGANLLVNITNDGWFGKTSGAFQHATMARMRCIENGVPLARSANTGVTMLVDQFGRVLCRKEIYTRTYLTGKLSIGRIPTLYTRLGDWPVIMSLVVVLAGIGMIVIRRFSKAKA; the protein is encoded by the coding sequence ATGCAACCCTTATTAAATAAACTTGTCGGATATTACAATCAGAAAAACCGCCTCTGGCTGCCCCTTGCTGCCGGCGCGGCATATGCCCTTGGCCTGCCGCCGTTCAACAGCCTGCTGCATCCGGCGTTCACGCTGTTTCCCTTGCTGAGTTTCGTCATCTGCCTGCCGCTGTTTTTGATCAGCCTGAATCCTTCCTTCAAGCGCGCGGTATGGCATTCATACCTGTTCGGGCTCATCGCGTCGGGCTGCCAGTTCTACTGGATCGCGTTCGTGGTTCCCGAAGGGCTGTGGCATCTGGTGCTGATCGGCGTGGCGCTTGCCTGTCTGTACGAGGGGCTTTACTTTCTCCTGTTGGGTGTTCTGTTCAGGTGGAGCAGGAAAAAATTTCCGACGCTTTACGTTTTGGTATTTCCGGCGTTATGGGTGCTGGTGGAATATGTGCGCGGCCTCGGCGAAATATCGTTTCCATGGAACCTCATCGGCTATTCTTTGACGCCGCTGCTTCCCCTGTCCCAGCTCGCGTCAGTCACCGGCGTGTTCGGCCTGAGCTTTGTGGTGGTGCTGGGCAACGTGCTCGTGTGGAAATTCGTGAGCATTCTCAGGCGTAAAGGTGCAATCGACCGCGGCCTTCCGGTGTTTGCCGCGGCGCTGATCGCGGTTGGGGCCTGGGGGTTCGTCAGGATGAAAACGGCGTCGCCGGCCCATGCGAAAACCATGACCATCGCCGCGCTCCAGAGCGACATAGACCAGAACCACTGGGGCGCAAATTCGCTCGACAGCTCGTTTGACATTGTGGAAACCCTGGTGCGGCGCGCGGCAAAGGACCGTCCGGACCTCATCATCATGCCCGAAAGCGCGCTGCTGTGCTACCTGATCCGCAGGCCAATGCTCGCCGACCGGGTCGCGTCGTGGGCGAAGGAACTTCACGTTCCCATGATCGTGGGCGCGCTGCACTGGGACAATGCGCCGAAGGGCTCGGCGCGGGAATATTTCGTTTACAATTCGGCATTTTACCTTGATCCGAACACCCTCACGTTCACGCCGTACTATAAAATGCGGCTCGTGCCGTTTTCGGAGGCGCTGCCGTTCCAGGGCATATTTCCCATTCTGAGCCGCGTGAACCTTGGCCAGGCCGATTTCAAGACGGGCAATGACCCGGTGGTGTTTTCCATCGGGCCGGTCATGCGCGCCGCGCCGTTCATCTGCTACGAAATAATCTATCCCGACCTGGTGCGCCAGCGGGTGAAGCGCGGCGCGAACCTGCTGGTCAACATCACCAATGACGGCTGGTTCGGCAAGACCTCGGGCGCGTTCCAGCACGCCACCATGGCGCGCATGCGCTGCATCGAGAACGGCGTGCCGCTCGCGCGCTCGGCCAACACGGGCGTCACCATGCTCGTGGACCAGTTCGGCCGCGTTCTTTGCAGAAAGGAAATTTACACGCGCACGTACTTGACCGGGAAACTGTCCATCGGCAGGATTCCGACATTGTATACGAGGCTGGGTGACTGGCCGGTGATTATGTCGCTGGTGGTGGTTTTAGCCGGGATTGGAATGATTGTGATAAGAAGATTCTCTAAAGCAAAAGCCTGA
- a CDS encoding DUF116 domain-containing protein, which yields METKATGGILQNVTAGLASPKMQSAWRNAWTKATFLGFCWASLFIFIGIAYLSYYLVHPRLFQIAVWLDRATLIALAGVTVVVTSGLTLITVTALTGWDLLYPHGKQSVTVKFLFPLAATLSQVLGVNRAKLRTSFIKVNNSLTKAQRRRIRGDRILILLPHCLQIDVCNRKLTSDVSNCARCGRCPVGGLVDMGERLGLKIEVVNGGTLARKKVSDFRPDGIVAVACERDLTFGIQDVHPIPVYGVINDRPNGPCFNTCVDLKLVEDGIRFFRREPVNSIG from the coding sequence ATGGAAACTAAAGCCACGGGCGGAATCCTCCAAAACGTCACTGCGGGGCTTGCCAGCCCGAAGATGCAGTCGGCGTGGCGCAATGCCTGGACAAAGGCGACCTTCCTCGGGTTCTGCTGGGCCAGCCTTTTCATCTTCATCGGCATCGCCTACCTTTCCTATTATCTCGTCCATCCGCGGCTTTTCCAGATCGCGGTGTGGCTCGACCGCGCTACGCTCATCGCGCTGGCCGGCGTCACGGTCGTGGTGACCAGCGGGCTCACGCTCATCACCGTCACCGCGCTCACCGGATGGGACCTGCTCTACCCGCACGGCAAGCAGTCGGTGACCGTGAAATTTCTTTTTCCCCTCGCGGCGACCCTGAGCCAGGTCCTCGGCGTGAACCGCGCCAAGCTGCGCACCTCGTTCATCAAGGTGAACAACTCGCTCACCAAGGCGCAGCGCAGACGCATCCGCGGCGACCGCATCCTCATCCTGCTCCCCCACTGTCTGCAGATCGACGTGTGCAACCGCAAGCTCACGTCCGACGTGAGCAACTGCGCCCGCTGCGGCCGCTGCCCCGTGGGCGGTCTCGTTGACATGGGAGAACGCCTCGGCCTCAAGATCGAGGTGGTGAACGGCGGCACGCTCGCGCGGAAAAAAGTGTCCGACTTCAGGCCCGACGGCATCGTGGCCGTGGCCTGCGAGCGCGACCTCACCTTCGGCATCCAGGACGTGCACCCCATCCCCGTGTACGGCGTGATCAACGACCGGCCCAACGGCCCGTGCTTCAACACCTGTGTTGATTTGAAGCTGGTGGAGGACGGGATCAGGTTTTTCAGGAGAGAGCCGGTTAATAGTATTGGTTAA
- a CDS encoding DUF2953 domain-containing protein yields the protein MVVTILAILLTVFVVVSSIILFPPITIACSGSVKESSAAVAEVSGWWLHPKLLRCVFDFRKKAIIVLLLGRFRIFSSDSRKPPEEKEPPEPHPKMEEKKPSVSHEEKPRSIVQEHPHGEKIEEEEGAAEKGKRPFSDKLIPLKKAWVFLGDSSFRYKVLRWLLKLFLSLVGAVSFRIVSARVKAGLFDPALTGKAYGYFTGLRYALITEKSSCKEILFEPVFNDEPFSAEGGVALSSSMARLCLPIVFAVLTFPYLHAFILYRRSKKIKA from the coding sequence ATGGTTGTTACCATCCTTGCAATACTCCTGACCGTTTTCGTCGTTGTTTCGTCGATCATCCTGTTTCCCCCCATTACCATCGCGTGTTCCGGCTCTGTCAAGGAGTCCTCTGCGGCGGTTGCGGAAGTTTCCGGCTGGTGGCTGCATCCGAAATTGTTGCGTTGCGTCTTTGATTTCAGGAAAAAGGCCATTATCGTTCTTCTCCTTGGAAGATTCAGAATATTTTCTTCTGATTCACGCAAGCCGCCAGAAGAGAAGGAGCCGCCCGAACCGCATCCGAAAATGGAGGAGAAAAAGCCGTCCGTTTCTCATGAGGAGAAGCCGCGTTCCATCGTCCAGGAGCATCCGCATGGCGAAAAGATTGAAGAGGAAGAAGGCGCGGCGGAAAAAGGGAAACGCCCTTTTTCCGATAAGTTAATCCCCCTGAAGAAAGCATGGGTTTTTTTAGGGGATTCATCTTTTCGGTATAAGGTCCTCCGGTGGTTGCTGAAATTATTTTTGTCCCTGGTCGGGGCGGTTTCTTTTCGGATCGTATCGGCGCGGGTGAAGGCCGGACTTTTTGATCCTGCGCTCACCGGCAAGGCGTACGGCTATTTCACCGGCCTCAGGTATGCCCTTATAACGGAAAAATCTTCCTGCAAAGAAATTCTTTTTGAGCCTGTTTTTAACGATGAACCTTTTTCAGCCGAAGGCGGAGTGGCGCTATCCTCATCCATGGCCCGGCTTTGCCTGCCGATTGTGTTTGCCGTTCTCACCTTCCCGTACCTTCACGCCTTCATATTGTATCGCAGGTCGAAAAAAATAAAGGCCTAG
- the tatC gene encoding twin-arginine translocase subunit TatC, with product MNFLDHLEELRGRLIKSSVAVFVCAIPCFIYWHQIFDFLLVYPLRYANPKPSIIYTAPAEAVMLSFKIALVCGLIVAIPFIFYQLWAFVAPGLYGKEKKVVLPVVISSTFSFFCGLTFAYFMLPWMLKVLTTWGGSAMMPYFKANEYISFMLKLSVACGIVFEMPVVSWVLTRMGLLTPQFLVSKLRHATVLIFIVAAVITPPDAMSMMFMALPLMIIYGVSILVSFLTRGREA from the coding sequence ATGAATTTTCTTGATCACCTCGAGGAACTCCGGGGCCGCCTGATCAAGAGTTCCGTGGCCGTTTTTGTCTGCGCCATCCCCTGTTTTATTTACTGGCACCAGATTTTCGATTTCCTGCTGGTGTACCCCCTCAGGTACGCGAACCCGAAGCCGTCCATCATTTACACCGCGCCCGCCGAGGCGGTGATGCTCAGCTTCAAGATTGCCCTCGTGTGCGGCCTCATCGTCGCCATCCCCTTCATCTTTTACCAGCTGTGGGCGTTCGTGGCGCCCGGGCTTTACGGAAAGGAAAAAAAGGTCGTGCTGCCCGTGGTCATCTCGTCCACGTTTTCCTTTTTCTGCGGCCTGACCTTCGCCTATTTCATGCTGCCGTGGATGCTCAAGGTGCTCACGACCTGGGGAGGGAGCGCCATGATGCCCTATTTCAAGGCGAACGAGTACATCTCGTTCATGCTCAAGCTGAGCGTCGCTTGCGGGATCGTGTTCGAGATGCCCGTGGTGTCGTGGGTACTCACGCGCATGGGGCTCCTCACGCCCCAATTCCTCGTGAGCAAGCTGCGGCACGCCACCGTGCTCATCTTCATCGTCGCCGCGGTGATCACCCCGCCCGACGCCATGTCCATGATGTTCATGGCCCTGCCGCTCATGATCATCTACGGGGTGAGCATCCTTGTTTCATTCTTGACCCGGGGGCGCGAGGCATGA